Part of the bacterium genome, CATATAAGGTTCGGGATAAAAATTGTTCCCTTAAAATTTAAGGAAGGTGAAAATATGGCAAGAGAAAAGATAGAAGAGGAAAAACCCCCTGCTCAATTGAAGCAAAGGGCTGACGGCGAATTGATTGACGAAACAACGGGACAATGCCCATGTTGTTTTCCCAAGAGGTGAAAAGATGGCAAAAGACATGAGAGTTGGAATTGAACCGCTGGATATAAGAACCAAGAAAGGCATAATGGAAGACGGGGATGATTCGACTAAGGATCCATTAGAAGAATGGAAAAAAGATGTAGTCGGAAAGAAGTCAAAGTATTTACGGCTGGGATACATTGAGTCGCCAAGACGAAAAACGGAAATGAAGAAGGAAACTTTTAAATATCCGGGCGAAAAAAAACATTGCGGAAGCTGCAAATCCGCGAATATAATTCCGCCTGAAGCGCTTTTGAAAGGCGAAGTACCTTTTGAAAATCTTTGCGGTGATAGCAGCTGCGATGCTTGCAGAGAATGTGGCGGTGAAAGAAAAGGGATATAAATAAGGTGATAAATTGACAGAAATTAAGAAAAAAAAGAATACGAAATTAACAGCGACCAAGCCAAATTTTATTTGCGCGCACTCCGATTTTAAAAAAGACGGGCTATGCGTTCGAACAAACGGAATTTGCGCTTGTCTTCTGGTTTAAGGAAATTTTCCTGTGAATTGAATGAGAACACAAAAGAAACAAAAAAATGAATTAAGGATGTGGTTAAATGAAAGAAAATCCAGTATTGGTGGCATTAGACGGAATGTCGCCAGAAAAAGCATATGAACTTGCTGAAACATTAAAAGGTCTAGCTGGAGGATTTAAAGCCAACAACCTATTGGATGCGGCAGGTCCAGAAAATGCAATCAGGGAACTGAAAAAATACGGTGAAACTGTAATGGCAGATCCGAAATTACACGATATACCCAGTACGGTTGCAAATCGCATAGAAGAATACGCAAATTTTGGGGCAGACCTTGTAACGGTAATGGCGGGAGGCGGTATTGAAATGATGTGTGCAGCTATGGATAGCGCGGAAAAAGTCTTTGAAGTTAAAAGACCAAAGCTTCCGTTAACTAGAGTTGTTGCAGTCACAGTTTTGACATCGCTAAGCGAAGAAGAATGCCAGCTAATATACCACATGCCAATAAAAGCGGCCGTGCTTAGTTTCGCAAAGGATGCTTTTATAGCAGGCATTGATGCGATAGTTTGCTCTCCGCAGGAATTGGAATTTTTGAACAGGTTCAAATATCTTGATTCTATAGATAGGCTAACTCCTGGCATCACTCCGCTGTGGTTTATTAAACCAGCAGATCAAAATAGGGTAACTCCACCTTCGGTGGCAATTAAAAATAGAGCATCTAAGATCATTATTGGCAGAGCTATAACTAAACCGCCAAAAGAAATTGGTACTCCAGTTGACGCCATTCAGAGAATTCTGGAAGAAGTTGAAAAAGCCAGAGAAGAAATGGAGGCAACTAAAAAGTAGTTGAGTTCATCTCAACTACTAAATTTCAAGAGGTGATGAAATGGAATGTATAGGAAAAAATGCTGCCGGCAATATTATATTATGCGCTTGCTTTGTGCGGCAAATTAAGGGATGTTGTAATGACGAAATGATATCCGGAAAAAATGCCAGAAAAAATTTTACTGGTATAATAGAAAAGATCGATTGGGATAAAGTAACGATATGTCGCGGCTTCAACGAGCAAAGCGAAGACGGACGTATCTGTATTTGTCTCGCTGGCCAGAAGCAAGAAAGCTGTGATCTAAAAATGAGAATTGTGTCAATGACCAAGGCAGATGTAGCAGACTATATTGAGGATTTGAATTGCTAAGAGGTGATGAAAGTGGCAGAAGAATTTTTAACTCAATTTCAGAAAAGAAAACTTGATGCTGTTGCGGCGGCAATGAATGAACGAGTAAGAGAACTGGCTCCAAAAATCCTATTGCACGAAGTCATATTTGAAGCCGGAATTAAAGGCGGAGATGGTAGTTTGTATGCTGTTATGCCCAACTGTGCAGCTCGCGGCGTTGACCCCGATATAATAAATGGAATTCTTAGGGTTTTTGACCCTAAAATTCAGCTAGCTCTTAAACATCGGAATCCGTTTAAGGACCTTGCGGCGATTGTTACTTCGATAATAATCTGGGAAACGCCAAACGCCTTTCTGGT contains:
- the pyrF gene encoding orotidine-5'-phosphate decarboxylase; translation: MKENPVLVALDGMSPEKAYELAETLKGLAGGFKANNLLDAAGPENAIRELKKYGETVMADPKLHDIPSTVANRIEEYANFGADLVTVMAGGGIEMMCAAMDSAEKVFEVKRPKLPLTRVVAVTVLTSLSEEECQLIYHMPIKAAVLSFAKDAFIAGIDAIVCSPQELEFLNRFKYLDSIDRLTPGITPLWFIKPADQNRVTPPSVAIKNRASKIIIGRAITKPPKEIGTPVDAIQRILEEVEKAREEMEATKK